CGTCATCGTGCGCCACGTCACCGCGGACGAGGTGATGGACATGTTCGAGACGATGGCCGAGCTCGAAGCGGTCTGCGTCCGCCTCGCCACCTATCGCATCACCCCGCTCGAACGCAGCCGCCTGCTCCGCATCCACGAAGCGAGCGAAGCGGCGGTCTCGAGCAACGACGTCGATGCCTATGACGCGATCAACCGCGAGTTCCACGAGGCGATCTACCGCGCCGCGCACAACGACGTTCTCGCAGAGCAGGCGATCGCCGTGCGCACGCGGCTCAACGCCTTTCGCCGGATGCAGCTGCGCCAGGACCACCGCCTCGCCAGCTCGCGCGAGGAACATGACTCGGTGATGCGCGCGATCGCCGAAGGCGACGGCGACCTCGCGGCGCGGCGGATGCGCGCGCACATGCTGAACGCCGCGAGCGCGCTCGACAGCTACATCGCGCACCAGGACATCGCCCTTTCCAATCCCTCAAAGCCTTGAGGCACCCATGACACTGACAGACCAATCCCGCGCCGAAACCTATGCGCGCTCGCTCGCCGACCCCGACGCGTTCTGGCTCGATCAGGCGCAGCGTCTCGACTGGATCACCGCGCCCACCAAGGCGGGCGACTGGTCGTTCGACGAGAAGGATTTCCACGTCCGCTGGTTCGACGACGGCGTCCTGAACGTCTCGGCCAACTGCATCGACCGCCATCTGGAGAGCCGCGCCGACCAGGTCGCGATCGTCTGGGAGCCCGACGACCCCGCGGAAGATCCGCGCCGCTACACCTATGCCGAGCTGCACCGCGAGGTCTGCCGCTTCGCCAATGTGCTGAAAGCCCGCGGCGTCGCCAAGGGCGACCGCGTCACGATCTACATGCCGATGATCCCCGAAGCGGCGTTCGCGCTGCTGGCCTGCGCACGGATCGGCGCGGTGCATTCGGTGGTGTTCGGTGGCTTCTCCGCCGATGCGCTC
This sequence is a window from Sphingomonas ginsenosidivorax. Protein-coding genes within it:
- a CDS encoding GntR family transcriptional regulator, with the translated sequence MADSDPDDTGLLSDRIRNALTDAISSGELAPGATLDEQQLAARYGASRTPVREALRQLAASGMVEVRPRRGVIVRHVTADEVMDMFETMAELEAVCVRLATYRITPLERSRLLRIHEASEAAVSSNDVDAYDAINREFHEAIYRAAHNDVLAEQAIAVRTRLNAFRRMQLRQDHRLASSREEHDSVMRAIAEGDGDLAARRMRAHMLNAASALDSYIAHQDIALSNPSKP